A genomic segment from Desulfurispirillum indicum S5 encodes:
- a CDS encoding type II secretion system F family protein, with amino-acid sequence MPSFEYTGRGAGGSPATGVMEGSSADAVATELLAQGITPVSILPARTAGTGTSKNSLDIGKIFRSARDFSTREGQVKPDELLMFCRQMYALIKAGVPLMRTLHGLADASHSKAMQKVLRDVAHQLESGMSLSASMQVHSRVFPPIVINMVHIGENTGQLDNAFLQVAAYLEMDKNNKKRIKQATRYPTVIISAMVLAITVINIMVIPAFTQVFARMGSDLPLATRFLIGMSNAFTHYWWLMLLMALLAYASLKYSQRTPSGALLLDRVKLSIPLIGPLTERIVLSRFCRTLAMMLSAGVPALQALSAVSRSVGNLYIAQSIDQMRQSIEGGESLSRSAAATKRFTPMVLQMMAVGEETGSTDTMLLETAEFYDQAIDYDLKRLSDALEPILLVFMGALVLLLALGIFMPMWSMGSAMGR; translated from the coding sequence ATGCCGAGCTTCGAGTATACCGGCCGCGGCGCCGGCGGATCACCTGCCACTGGCGTCATGGAAGGCAGCAGTGCCGATGCCGTCGCCACAGAGCTGCTGGCCCAGGGTATCACCCCCGTCAGTATCCTGCCCGCCAGAACCGCAGGCACCGGTACGTCAAAAAATTCCCTGGATATCGGGAAAATTTTCCGCAGTGCCAGGGATTTTTCCACCCGCGAAGGCCAGGTCAAACCCGATGAACTGCTGATGTTCTGCCGTCAGATGTACGCCCTTATCAAGGCGGGGGTGCCCCTGATGCGCACCCTGCACGGACTGGCCGATGCCAGCCACAGCAAGGCCATGCAGAAGGTTCTGCGGGATGTGGCCCACCAGCTGGAGTCGGGCATGTCGCTTTCGGCCAGCATGCAGGTACATTCCCGGGTATTTCCTCCCATCGTCATCAATATGGTGCATATCGGAGAGAATACCGGACAGCTGGATAATGCCTTTTTACAGGTGGCCGCCTACCTGGAGATGGACAAGAACAACAAGAAACGCATCAAACAGGCCACCCGCTACCCCACGGTCATCATTTCGGCCATGGTACTGGCCATCACCGTTATCAACATCATGGTCATCCCCGCGTTCACCCAGGTGTTCGCCCGCATGGGCAGCGACCTGCCACTGGCGACCCGCTTTCTCATCGGCATGTCCAACGCCTTCACCCACTACTGGTGGCTGATGCTCCTGATGGCGCTGCTGGCCTATGCCAGCCTGAAATACTCCCAGCGGACCCCTTCCGGCGCCCTGCTGCTGGATCGCGTCAAACTGAGCATTCCCCTGATAGGGCCGCTGACCGAGCGCATCGTGCTCTCCCGCTTCTGCCGAACCCTGGCCATGATGCTCAGCGCCGGAGTTCCGGCCCTGCAGGCCCTTTCCGCCGTATCCCGCTCCGTAGGCAATCTGTATATCGCCCAATCCATCGATCAGATGCGCCAGAGTATTGAAGGCGGCGAAAGCCTCTCCCGCAGTGCCGCTGCCACCAAGCGCTTTACCCCCATGGTGCTGCAGATGATGGCCGTTGGTGAGGAGACCGGCTCCACCGACACCATGCTGCTGGAAACCGCCGAGTTCTACGATCAGGCCATCGACTACGACCTCAAACGCCTCTCCGATGCTTTGGAACCTATACTGCTGGTATTCATGGGGGCGCTGGTGCTGCTGCTGGCCCTGGGAATCTTCATGCCCATGTGGAGCATGGGCAGCGCCATGGGAAGGTAA
- a CDS encoding GspE/PulE family protein, whose product MSAPNRKIRIGDLLTEAGYITEEQLGQALEEQKRSGKKLGHVLVESGMVSEDKFLRLLAEKARLPFVELKHYKFREEQTRKLPETLARRFRAIILSERTDGFLIGMADPMDIFAMDEMQRILKRPVFPAVVRESELISSLDSVYRRQEDISSIAEELEDELKGASDFDLTTLMGGGKRNTSELLVVRLLQSILEDAIQAKASDIHIEPDENILRIRHRIDGILHEQTMKKQRIDSALVMRLKIMSGLDISEKRIPQDGRFNIKIRGHMVDVRVSTLPSQYGETVVLRILDQSQGILQLDRIGMPEAILERFRTLIKRPHGMILVTGPTGSGKTTTLYGALSELNTPEVKIITAEDPVEYRLPRITQVQINPKVGLTFARVLRSSLRQDPDILLVGEMRDQETAEIGLRSAMTGHLVLSTLHTNDAISTATRLIDMGAEPFLVATALRGIISQRLIRCICENCKEVDTPSPREKIWIEYLTGKAFDEQTAYFRGKGCHQCNNTGYSGRMGVYELLEMNEPMMDALRRSDGSAFARAAREDSRYCPLALCALDAAQAGKTTIDEVFKVSASLEEHPEPSAEPPSATQSAPSMVPTPHMAELTALKGD is encoded by the coding sequence ATGAGTGCCCCGAACCGCAAAATCCGCATCGGCGACCTGCTGACCGAGGCGGGATATATTACCGAAGAGCAGCTTGGACAGGCGCTGGAAGAGCAGAAGCGCTCCGGCAAAAAGCTTGGCCATGTCCTGGTGGAAAGTGGCATGGTCAGCGAGGATAAGTTTCTGCGCCTGCTGGCGGAAAAAGCCCGACTCCCCTTTGTGGAGCTCAAGCACTACAAGTTCCGCGAGGAGCAGACCCGCAAGCTGCCGGAAACCCTGGCCCGCCGCTTTCGCGCCATTATCCTCAGTGAGCGCACAGACGGCTTCCTGATCGGTATGGCCGACCCCATGGATATCTTCGCCATGGACGAGATGCAGCGCATCCTCAAGCGGCCGGTCTTTCCCGCCGTGGTGCGGGAATCGGAGCTCATCAGTTCACTGGACAGCGTCTACCGGCGTCAGGAGGACATCTCTTCCATCGCCGAAGAGCTGGAAGACGAGCTCAAGGGGGCCAGCGATTTCGACCTGACAACCCTGATGGGCGGCGGCAAACGCAACACCTCGGAACTGCTGGTGGTACGCCTGCTGCAGTCCATCCTGGAAGACGCCATTCAGGCCAAGGCCTCGGATATTCACATTGAACCCGACGAAAACATCCTGCGCATCCGCCACCGCATCGATGGCATCCTCCATGAGCAGACCATGAAAAAACAGCGCATCGACTCGGCACTGGTCATGCGCCTGAAGATCATGTCCGGCCTGGATATATCGGAAAAACGCATCCCCCAGGATGGACGCTTCAACATCAAAATCCGCGGCCACATGGTGGACGTGCGGGTTTCCACCCTGCCCAGCCAGTACGGAGAAACCGTCGTCCTGCGTATCCTCGACCAGTCCCAGGGGATCTTGCAGCTGGATCGCATCGGCATGCCCGAGGCTATACTGGAGCGCTTTCGCACCCTGATAAAGCGGCCACACGGCATGATTCTGGTCACCGGCCCCACCGGAAGCGGTAAAACCACCACCCTCTACGGTGCCCTCAGCGAACTGAACACGCCGGAAGTCAAGATCATCACCGCCGAAGATCCAGTGGAATATCGCCTGCCCCGCATCACCCAGGTACAGATCAACCCCAAAGTCGGCCTGACCTTCGCCCGTGTCCTGCGCTCTTCCCTGCGCCAGGATCCCGACATCCTCCTGGTAGGGGAAATGCGCGACCAGGAGACCGCGGAAATTGGCCTGAGATCGGCCATGACCGGACACCTGGTGCTCTCGACCCTGCACACCAACGATGCCATCAGCACCGCCACCCGCCTGATCGACATGGGCGCTGAACCCTTCCTGGTGGCCACGGCTCTGCGCGGAATCATCTCCCAGCGCCTGATCCGCTGCATCTGCGAAAACTGCAAGGAAGTCGACACGCCCAGCCCACGGGAGAAGATCTGGATCGAATACCTGACCGGCAAAGCCTTTGACGAACAGACTGCCTACTTCCGGGGCAAGGGCTGCCACCAGTGCAATAACACCGGTTACAGCGGCCGCATGGGTGTCTATGAACTCCTGGAAATGAATGAGCCCATGATGGATGCCCTGCGCCGAAGCGACGGCTCGGCCTTTGCCCGTGCCGCCCGCGAGGACAGCCGCTACTGCCCCCTGGCCCTGTGCGCTCTGGATGCGGCCCAGGCCGGAAAAACCACTATCGACGAAGTGTTTAAGGTCTCCGCTTCCCTGGAAGAGCACCCGGAGCCCTCGGCTGAACCTCCTTCTGCGACGCAGAGCGCTCCATCCATGGTGCCCACGCCCCACATGGCTGAATTGACGGCCCTGAAAGGAGACTAA
- a CDS encoding SH3 domain-containing protein encodes MSRPGIITTLLFMALSCAAAQAATDMPRQAVSTANMLNLRSGPSPSHSITGTLALHQEVTIMETLQSDAGYTWYRVQTENQQGFAFGKYLHLLPQEPRQPVAGKVQSYQLNVRSMPSAQGSVVRVLEQGELVTVEREIPNGLHAPWYEIRLAQEQRGFVYSAHITLQRTSTSGPMTATVAEPPLAKSPAQAPETTAVTASPAKFMAPRERMEHLNKADLFYRQGRLYESLLLYKHVVQHSHPSRSLLINIVYLQGQLGRDGHAHAFIDQHPEHKALLAYSYAIGFLEGQRPLHELTSSLQQYLPSDHNGMLTFLLGSIREQQGEYAAAQRHYFQAMERDPSSAHFRYAAARMGELNGQTAQARQLYQSVVRSANQQLAQYARTRLQQLEPPGVW; translated from the coding sequence ATGAGTCGGCCCGGAATTATCACCACCTTGCTGTTTATGGCCTTAAGCTGTGCCGCTGCCCAGGCCGCCACGGATATGCCACGGCAGGCGGTTTCCACGGCCAATATGCTGAACCTGCGTTCAGGGCCCAGCCCTTCCCATAGCATAACCGGCACCCTCGCCCTCCATCAGGAGGTCACCATCATGGAGACTCTCCAAAGCGACGCCGGGTATACCTGGTATCGGGTGCAAACCGAAAATCAGCAGGGATTCGCTTTTGGCAAATACCTGCACCTGCTGCCTCAGGAGCCCCGACAGCCAGTGGCGGGAAAGGTTCAGAGCTATCAGCTCAATGTGCGCAGCATGCCCTCCGCCCAGGGCTCCGTGGTACGGGTTCTGGAGCAAGGTGAGCTGGTAACTGTTGAAAGGGAAATTCCCAACGGGCTCCACGCCCCCTGGTATGAAATCCGCCTTGCACAAGAGCAGCGGGGGTTTGTGTACTCCGCCCATATCACCCTGCAGAGGACCAGCACCTCTGGACCAATGACAGCGACCGTGGCAGAGCCCCCACTGGCCAAAAGTCCAGCGCAAGCCCCCGAGACAACGGCTGTCACTGCTTCGCCAGCGAAATTCATGGCTCCCCGTGAGCGCATGGAACACCTGAACAAAGCCGACCTGTTCTACCGCCAGGGCCGCCTCTACGAAAGCCTGCTGCTCTACAAACATGTGGTGCAGCACAGCCACCCTTCGCGCAGCCTGCTGATCAATATTGTCTATCTGCAGGGGCAGCTTGGGCGCGATGGACACGCCCACGCGTTTATCGACCAGCACCCTGAGCACAAGGCCCTGCTGGCCTACTCCTACGCCATCGGCTTTCTGGAGGGCCAGCGCCCCCTCCATGAGCTCACGTCCTCCCTGCAGCAGTACCTGCCCTCTGATCACAACGGTATGCTCACCTTCCTGCTGGGCTCCATCCGCGAGCAGCAGGGAGAATACGCTGCCGCCCAGCGCCATTACTTCCAGGCCATGGAGCGCGACCCTTCCAGCGCACACTTCCGCTACGCCGCAGCGCGCATGGGTGAACTCAACGGCCAGACCGCGCAGGCGCGGCAGCTCTACCAGAGTGTCGTGCGTTCGGCAAACCAGCAGCTGGCCCAGTACGCCCGCACCCGGCTGCAGCAGCTGGAACCTCCAGGAGTCTGGTGA
- a CDS encoding type II secretion system protein GspD, whose translation MEYSGKALRALVIFVFLMAIAGCAAQRPGGPPPELPSQRQGAMPSFDDSFAQSESPRPVSPQELPPLVIPSPYQTISPFDGAPPVSLQLFDAPLREVLATVAEDAGLNVVFHQGVPQAFPLSLTLDRTPVEEALEIIMDISGCYYQLRGQTLHVHRFVTRTFNIPYVNTRSSFVSNLGGDVLGGSGTGANYRGEFSMRYDNPEEMNDFSLHIQENVEKLLSEEGRYVLNRFSGVLNVTDHHPNVQNIELMLERILEHSFKQVLIEAQIFEVVLNDSHSLGIDWTNAFSAGSGVGIIGQATGGSFGLPGGDMATGVVQYTRNNFTGMLQVMRNAGNLEALSNPRIRVMNSQTAIISSGRITPFWTKRVDYSEVGGQINRIETYDRRDVLSGISMGVTPVIAPDGSILLTVIPVSTNFEEIDQQTDSSGDLIVSAPVVNMKEAGTIIRVQDNDMVVIGGLISTSTRRETQEVSGLSAIPLLGHLFRGSRDVQERRELVIFLRIRSVEI comes from the coding sequence ATGGAATATTCCGGTAAAGCGTTAAGAGCACTCGTCATCTTCGTATTCCTCATGGCTATCGCTGGCTGCGCCGCCCAGCGCCCCGGCGGTCCGCCCCCAGAACTGCCTTCCCAGCGCCAGGGCGCGATGCCCAGCTTTGATGACTCCTTTGCCCAAAGCGAGTCTCCCCGTCCCGTCAGCCCCCAGGAGCTGCCGCCTCTGGTCATCCCCTCGCCCTACCAGACGATATCGCCCTTTGACGGCGCGCCACCGGTATCGCTGCAGCTTTTTGATGCTCCGCTGCGGGAGGTACTGGCCACGGTGGCGGAAGACGCTGGCCTCAATGTGGTTTTCCATCAGGGAGTACCCCAGGCTTTCCCCCTGAGCCTGACCCTTGACCGCACTCCCGTGGAAGAAGCGCTGGAAATTATCATGGACATCAGCGGCTGCTACTATCAGCTGCGCGGGCAGACCCTCCATGTTCACCGCTTTGTCACCAGAACCTTCAATATCCCCTATGTCAATACGCGATCATCATTTGTGTCAAATCTTGGTGGTGACGTGCTGGGAGGCAGCGGCACCGGTGCCAACTACCGTGGCGAGTTCTCCATGCGCTACGACAATCCCGAAGAGATGAACGACTTCTCCCTGCACATCCAGGAGAATGTGGAAAAACTCCTTTCCGAGGAGGGGCGCTATGTTCTCAACCGCTTCAGCGGTGTTCTGAACGTCACTGATCACCACCCCAATGTGCAGAATATCGAACTGATGCTGGAGCGAATCCTGGAACACTCCTTCAAACAGGTGCTCATCGAAGCCCAGATCTTTGAAGTGGTGCTCAACGACAGCCACTCCCTGGGTATTGACTGGACCAACGCCTTCAGCGCTGGCAGTGGAGTTGGCATCATCGGCCAGGCAACAGGTGGTTCCTTCGGCCTGCCCGGCGGCGATATGGCCACTGGTGTCGTCCAGTACACCCGTAACAATTTCACGGGGATGCTGCAGGTCATGCGCAATGCCGGCAACCTGGAAGCCCTTTCCAATCCCCGTATCCGGGTCATGAACAGCCAGACGGCCATTATCTCCTCCGGCCGCATAACCCCTTTCTGGACCAAGCGGGTGGACTACAGTGAAGTCGGCGGCCAGATCAACCGCATTGAAACCTACGATCGCCGCGATGTGCTGTCGGGCATCTCCATGGGTGTAACTCCGGTCATCGCCCCCGATGGCTCCATTCTGCTCACGGTGATTCCCGTCTCCACCAACTTCGAAGAGATCGATCAGCAGACTGACAGCAGCGGCGACCTGATCGTTTCGGCACCGGTGGTCAACATGAAGGAAGCGGGCACGATCATCCGCGTGCAGGATAACGACATGGTGGTCATCGGCGGGCTTATCTCCACCTCGACCCGTCGGGAGACCCAGGAAGTAAGCGGCCTTTCCGCCATACCCCTGCTGGGACACCTCTTCCGTGGCAGTCGCGATGTGCAGGAGCGACGCGAACTGGTGATCTTTCTGCGTATCCGTTCCGTGGAGATATGA
- the gspM gene encoding type II secretion system protein GspM — MKILRNLSDLAQRLDQRTPRERAMVLAVLVLVLLLAWHTGMAKPLQQRIEQNRQQSRDLLANAAHMEQQAQQVRQAHMNDPDHALRTRASELTQQSRLLEERIQHAMEHMVEPRKMPVLLRDLLARQNDITLLRLESIAGAPFHPAAQEVSSRATRTYRHGLRMELKGTYMSLLRYLETVEELPWHFIWHTIEYQVTDHPEAIIYLEIYTIGTQQKWIGV; from the coding sequence ATGAAGATACTCCGCAACCTCAGCGACCTGGCACAGCGCCTTGACCAGCGTACCCCCCGGGAACGGGCCATGGTATTAGCGGTTCTGGTTCTCGTTCTGCTGTTGGCCTGGCACACCGGCATGGCAAAACCTCTCCAGCAGCGCATTGAGCAGAACCGCCAGCAATCCCGCGATCTCCTGGCCAACGCGGCCCATATGGAGCAACAGGCGCAGCAGGTCCGTCAGGCGCATATGAACGATCCAGACCACGCCCTGCGGACCAGGGCCAGTGAACTCACCCAGCAGTCCCGGCTCCTGGAAGAGCGCATTCAGCACGCCATGGAGCATATGGTGGAACCACGGAAAATGCCGGTACTGCTGCGCGACCTGCTGGCCCGCCAGAACGACATCACCCTGCTGCGCCTGGAGAGTATTGCCGGCGCACCCTTTCACCCTGCCGCTCAGGAAGTCAGCTCCCGCGCGACCCGCACCTATCGCCACGGTCTGCGCATGGAGCTCAAGGGCACCTACATGAGTCTGCTGCGATACCTGGAGACAGTGGAAGAGCTGCCATGGCACTTCATCTGGCACACCATCGAGTACCAGGTCACCGACCATCCCGAAGCCATCATCTATCTGGAAATCTACACCATCGGCACCCAGCAGAAATGGATCGGCGTATGA
- a CDS encoding glycoside hydrolase family 57 protein: MKTVHVAILWHMHQPYYRDPVSGRYEMPWVFLHAIKDYYDMLHLATHNGCPCTFNLVPSLLKQLEDYASGQAHDKILELIARDPGLLNDEERPLLLRYLFYANERHMIGPLPRYREFLERKKAGRDNFNADEILDLQVLFLLAWSGNELKKEPLVAELVRKGRHFTHQDKQRLMALQLEFVARIIPAYRQAVADGLIEISATPFYHPILPLLINMERAREAMPGSTFPAIANELFAKDATQQVRMAREYMEKLGFAIQGFWPSEGSVSPEVARLFHQEGVQWICTDEEILGRSLGHLERRDISQVYTYEGVRLLFRDRELSDLVGFNYSAWNQTDAAHDLIGRLERIADTLPDGGIIPIFLDGENAWEHYAEDGRYFLSSLYQQLRQHPLLKPATISECLEHHEARPLPRLHSGSWIYASFSTWAGHHEKNRAWELLNATRLFLEKSDPDQRNAKAWEAIMAAQGSDWFWWLGDDQHSELKDLFDLLFREHLITVYRSLDQNPPSNLFTPIRQQRFKSPHKAPTSAIHPIVDGRTDSFFSWLGAGYIDLRANQSMHRKQNIRGLQYGYAADGQTLYLKVLCHEIPQDASHSLELLAGTTAYATIPFHTGGHTSQPHIHSAVENEVEIAIPTQALEQHADGDTHFTLTFIHHSSHGEIERTPPHGPAFLEKGQDLLLKNWVV; the protein is encoded by the coding sequence ATGAAAACCGTCCACGTCGCCATCCTCTGGCACATGCACCAGCCCTACTACCGTGACCCCGTTTCGGGGCGCTACGAAATGCCCTGGGTGTTCCTGCACGCCATCAAAGATTATTACGACATGCTCCACCTGGCGACCCACAATGGCTGTCCCTGTACCTTCAACCTGGTTCCCTCCCTGCTCAAGCAGCTGGAGGACTACGCCAGCGGCCAGGCCCACGACAAGATCCTGGAGCTGATCGCCCGCGACCCGGGCCTGCTGAATGACGAGGAACGGCCTCTGCTGCTGCGCTACCTCTTCTACGCCAACGAGCGGCACATGATCGGGCCGCTGCCGCGCTACCGGGAATTCCTGGAACGCAAGAAAGCGGGGCGGGATAACTTCAACGCCGATGAGATCCTCGACCTGCAGGTGCTGTTCCTGCTGGCCTGGAGCGGCAATGAACTGAAGAAGGAGCCGCTGGTGGCGGAGCTGGTGCGCAAGGGCCGCCACTTCACCCACCAGGATAAACAGCGGCTTATGGCCCTGCAGCTGGAGTTTGTGGCACGCATCATCCCCGCCTATCGTCAGGCGGTTGCCGACGGCCTGATTGAGATCAGCGCCACCCCCTTCTACCACCCGATCCTGCCCCTGCTCATCAACATGGAACGGGCACGGGAAGCCATGCCAGGCAGCACCTTTCCCGCCATTGCCAATGAGCTTTTCGCCAAGGACGCGACTCAGCAGGTGCGCATGGCCAGAGAGTACATGGAGAAACTGGGCTTTGCCATCCAGGGCTTCTGGCCCTCCGAAGGCAGTGTCAGCCCGGAGGTCGCCCGCCTGTTCCACCAGGAAGGGGTTCAGTGGATCTGCACCGATGAGGAGATTCTGGGACGCAGCCTGGGGCACCTGGAGCGGCGGGACATCTCTCAGGTCTATACATACGAAGGGGTCAGGCTGCTGTTCCGCGACCGGGAACTGAGCGATCTGGTGGGCTTCAACTACAGCGCCTGGAATCAGACCGATGCGGCCCACGACCTGATTGGCCGTCTGGAGCGCATTGCCGATACGCTGCCCGATGGCGGCATTATCCCCATATTCCTTGATGGCGAAAATGCCTGGGAGCATTACGCCGAAGATGGCAGATACTTTCTCAGCAGCCTTTACCAGCAGCTGCGTCAGCACCCTCTCCTGAAGCCCGCCACCATCTCGGAGTGCCTGGAGCACCACGAGGCCAGGCCCCTGCCCAGGCTGCACTCCGGCTCCTGGATCTATGCGTCATTTTCCACCTGGGCGGGCCATCACGAAAAAAATCGTGCCTGGGAGCTGCTCAACGCCACGCGCCTGTTTCTGGAGAAAAGTGATCCCGACCAGCGCAACGCCAAAGCCTGGGAGGCCATCATGGCCGCCCAGGGCAGCGACTGGTTCTGGTGGCTGGGCGATGACCAGCACAGCGAGCTGAAGGATCTGTTCGATCTGCTCTTCCGCGAACACCTGATCACGGTCTACCGCAGCCTGGACCAGAATCCGCCATCCAACCTGTTCACTCCCATACGGCAACAGAGATTCAAAAGCCCCCACAAGGCACCCACCAGCGCCATTCATCCCATTGTGGACGGCAGGACCGACTCATTTTTCTCCTGGCTGGGCGCTGGCTATATCGACCTGCGCGCCAACCAGAGCATGCACCGCAAGCAGAACATCCGGGGGCTGCAATACGGCTACGCTGCCGATGGCCAGACCCTCTACCTGAAAGTGCTGTGTCATGAGATCCCGCAGGATGCCTCCCACAGCCTGGAGCTGCTGGCAGGCACCACCGCCTACGCCACCATCCCTTTTCACACCGGTGGACACACCAGCCAGCCACACATCCACAGTGCGGTGGAAAACGAGGTGGAGATTGCCATCCCCACCCAGGCCCTGGAGCAGCACGCAGACGGCGACACGCATTTCACCCTTACCTTTATCCACCACAGCAGCCATGGGGAAATTGAGCGCACGCCACCCCACGGGCCGGCATTTCTGGAAAAAGGGCAGGATCTGCTGCTGAAGAACTGGGTGGTCTGA
- a CDS encoding universal stress protein, with product MKSIVAATDLSERGNLALQRGIYLASQMRLPLRILHVVDEELPTSIRESLQEEAVGVIEQALAGLEKPAGTPIDIVQGRGSSTIRQYAQEHEAACIVVGRHRETTFMDMLRGSTIERLLRHGDRPLFITKQPPKSTYARILIAVDFSPHSRRAVEFALHSFPTAEYCLTHAFEPPFSAFMVGDESMQSPGDRHEREMRQIIHDELRTFISTFDISTRPLNLRVQPGQPLQVIKEELGRFKADLLVVGTHGRRGIAHALLGSVAESLLKGVECDVAAVRAF from the coding sequence GTGAAAAGCATAGTTGCCGCCACCGACCTTTCAGAACGGGGCAACCTGGCGCTGCAGCGTGGCATCTACCTGGCCAGCCAGATGCGCCTGCCCCTGCGCATCCTGCATGTGGTGGACGAAGAGCTGCCAACAAGCATCAGGGAGAGCCTGCAGGAGGAGGCAGTTGGCGTCATTGAGCAGGCACTGGCCGGGCTTGAAAAGCCCGCCGGCACCCCCATTGACATTGTGCAGGGACGAGGCAGCAGCACCATCCGCCAGTACGCCCAGGAGCACGAAGCCGCCTGCATCGTCGTCGGCCGCCACCGGGAAACCACCTTTATGGATATGCTGCGCGGCTCCACCATTGAGCGACTGCTGCGCCATGGCGATCGCCCGCTCTTTATAACCAAGCAACCACCGAAAAGCACCTACGCACGCATCCTCATCGCGGTGGACTTTTCGCCCCACTCGCGTCGGGCGGTGGAGTTCGCCCTGCACAGCTTCCCCACGGCCGAATACTGCCTGACCCACGCCTTCGAGCCCCCCTTTTCCGCCTTCATGGTGGGCGATGAGAGCATGCAGTCCCCCGGCGACCGTCACGAGCGGGAAATGCGCCAGATTATCCACGACGAACTGCGCACCTTTATTTCCACTTTTGATATTTCCACACGCCCCCTGAACCTGCGCGTACAGCCAGGACAGCCACTGCAGGTCATCAAGGAGGAGCTCGGCCGCTTCAAAGCCGATCTGCTGGTGGTGGGAACCCATGGTCGCAGGGGCATCGCTCACGCCCTGCTGGGCAGCGTGGCCGAAAGCCTGCTGAAGGGGGTGGAATGTGATGTGGCGGCGGTGCGGGCCTTCTGA